The genomic region GGTTCCCCTTGATCTTAatcatatatatttatatattaagaAATGATTTTAAAGTATCTAACAAACCTTTAAGGGAAGTTTGTAGTGAATTGCAATACAAACCTTTAAGGGAACTTTGTAGTGAATTGCAATATATTTCTGAAAGCTTCTGTCGGAAGTCAACAATTTGAAATCGCGAGGCTTAATGGACCCGTCCTTGTTTATGTATGGATGTTTAGTGAAGTACTCAACCGACCAGTCTACAATCTGATGCAATTTAACGGGGTTTGAAGCAGAAGAAGTCCCATGATAAATGATCCCTGAATTGGGGTGATTCACATGAGCTGCCATTGCGACAATCATAGCATTCACCACCATGTCTACTGGTACCTACATCCCCGAATTCAAATAAGTAAATGTTGCTGAGAATGTATGTTAAAGCACATCAAGTGGGGAAACTGACTATATCCATTATACAATCTGGATCTCCTCGCAAGCATGTCGCCGTTCCTTTTATGTAACCAGCAAATACAGTATCAAAGGTTCTGTAGACGAAAACCACTTATTTAGTTAGCAAATGACCCACCAGAGGTAAATTGGTTAAGTTGGTTTTGGTATATATATTACCTGAGATTTTCGATCCATCCGGGAAAGGGTTCTTTATAGGTGCTGGTGACCATGGAAGGGCGTAGTATGACTAAGGGCACATCCTTCCTCAACTCTCCAAGTAACATCTCCCCCATTGCTTTTGTAAATACATATGTATTTGGCCATCCATGATGCTTAGCCCTTCCCAGTTGTTAAACATCATTAATCAATACAAACAACTCATTATCCCAAACAAGTTTTCAGTATGCTAAAAAGATTTCAAAAAGATATATCCCTATGCAATCTAATAATGAAAAGATTGTATGAGGGACAAGTAATGAGAAGAAAGTAGAGAGAGGAGGGAACCTCTGGATACCCAAATCCTTCATGAAAGATGCAATCTCTTTATTCGTAGCCTTTATAGTCGTCAGTTGATTCAAATTCTCCTCCATCAGTTGTTTCTCTTTGTTAATGTCCACTTTAGTTTTCCCATTGATGGAGTCACCGGATTTAAATTGCTTTTCCAATATAAGCCCATGGTTTTCACTGGAGACATAAGCTGAAAGGCACCATCTTAGTTTACATTTCATATTGTTCCAAATGTATGACACAAATTTTGTTCAATTACATGCATGGTGGAGCTCTTAAATGTCCCGTTTTAGTTTTAAAACTTTATCTTGAAAGCAATGTCCAAAAAATAGTATATCCCACCATTTTCTATATCACATTTAATCGTAGTAATTTTAAAAATTAGTTATGAACTTGGGACTTATACATTTTCAAATTCCATCATTTGTGCTAGGACTGGCATATCGTGTCAACCAGACCTGTTAAGACCcgaacacgataagacacgaaccCCAAATAGGTAAACGcgaacacgacacgaaatcttatcgtgtcaAAATTTTCAAACACGAACCTGAtaataaacaggttacacgaaaCGACCTGTTAAAACACGAAAAATTTACAAACGTATCATacaacctgttaagacacgaacacgacatgtTACTACATGTTTGATATTTAGACATTAACAGGTCTTACAGGTATTGCATAGTGGTCTTAAGTCTTAACAGGTTATACCGTGTCTGAcatgacctgttaagacacgaacacgataaggCACGAACACGAATTAGGTAAACATGAACACGACATGAAATTTAACAGGTCTTATCGTGTCGGCCTGTTATAGACATGAAACCTGTTAAGGTTaaacacgaaacctgttaacttTGTGTAGGTTTGTGTcgtgttatcgtgttcgtgtcagaATTGTCAGCCCTAACTTGTGCCTTTGTTACTATTAATTAAATCTGATTTTTTACTAATCATAGGGGTGTTATTACACAAGCACAAAACAACTAATATATACGAGATTTGAGATTCTTTTAAAAAAATAGCATGGGAGTTGggagttctcatggttctctCAACTCGGATGGTTCTCAAATGATCTGgatcatatatgtatatatatatatatatatatatatatatatatatatatatatatatgagcttggttttaaaatgcaCACATCACATGATACGGTGGGGGGATCGCGTCGCACGATGCGACTTCATGATGCACGTGATGTGGTCTGAAAAAGTCTAATTATCGATTGAGCAATAGGTTTGAGTATTTGAACAATCTGACTAGATATGATGAGAATATCTTATAGTTTAGCATTTAAAATTTATCCATAAATCTTTATTAGGTATTTTAATAACAAAACCTTGAAAAGTGTTGTGTGTGCTTCGTGCATCACACATCGGCTTTTGGAATCAAATTGAATCAAATCATTACACGCTTTTTTAAAACAATGTAGAGAGTGGGAAGGTTGATTACTCCATTCTTAGGATCACTCTCTCACTTGAAAACCTTAATATGACACGCACCATGTGCATTCTAAACACTGGATCATCCTTTGTGTTTTGATCATTGGTATTTAAGTATAAGGAAAAACATAAGCTACGATAGAATGATTCAATGATCCAAACTTACACATCATATAACAAACCTGTAGATATATGGAGAAACACCTTCATGTTAATGCACTTCAAGACAAAGTTAGAAACATGTTTTGCTCCAAACGTGTTGATATTGAGGGCCAGATCATATCTACAATAAACAAACGGAAGGGTTTAAACCGACATCGGGATATTACTTTAATAATATCATGGGTAGCTCAAGGATGACAATTTAATCTTTCAGATGACATTGTAAGTCTCAAAACAACTGCTAATAACATAATCCTATATGCAAACACTTGTAAACATAGTTAAAGTTTATGAATGTTGTTAAGTACATGGACGGATGTGTTATTTTCTCTGTCTCAGACTGTTTCCGAGTTTACTAATGGGAAGTGAAAGAAGGTCGAAAGAAAGTATAAAATAAGTGTGTTACAAAGTTTTATTAACGGAAGGAAAGTGAAAAGAGGTGGGAGGAAAAATGTGAAATAAGGGAAGTGAAAGAAGGTCGAAAGAAAGTataaaatatgtgtattacaaAGTTTTATTAAGAGAAGGAAAGTGAAAAGAAGTGGGAGGAAGATGTGAAATAAAAATCCTCCCTTATAACTTTTCTTTCAAAATGGAAGCAAGTGAAAGGAAGATAAATATAAAGTTTTACTATTTTAACCCTCCACTTAACATATCATAAAACCAACGAGGGTATAGTGGTAAAATTGTACCTTTATTTCCTCTTGGTTTCAACTCTAGAAGCCCATAAAATCTTTACTTTTTTTCCTTCGAGAAACTCGTATCTTTCTCTTTCTCTATTCCTTCCTTTGTTTTCTCTCTTACATTtacttattgttttttttttctttagtaAACTAAGAACAGATCGTTAAATTAccttaaaattaatatatatcaaCACACAACCACACACATACATTGGGAGAGGTTTGTCAAAAAACCAAAAAAGTTGGGAACCACTAGTTTCGTATGtaaaaaacttattaaaaatcatttgTGCATAAGTTTTTTTCGGAGCTTTTGCATATAAAcatcaaataaaaaatatatttttgtaaacaaaaatcacctttttaaactgttttttctgttttttaatattattaaatttatattaaaatgGCTGTTACATGTgtttttttatgaaaatataCATATGTTACATGTAAATGAaaatgattttattttatttgtatttttaAATGTCTTACCCACGGTTCCTGGTTCCCCACTATTTTGTGGTTTCACAATGAATTCACCACTACAAACACGTTCGAGAtattgagaagaaaatttaatgcGAGAATAGAAAGAACAAATATTAGCCATTGATGAAAAGCAATCAAtagatataataaaatataaaaaaaaccctaatgTTAGTTACTTTAACGATATAATAATCAAATTCTCGGTGGTGTATGAATTTAATGTCAAATAAATAAAAGAAGATTTTTTCTTAGTCAAGGTGTCCCCTAATGTTTCTCCTTCAATATTCAACTTTCCACCAATATCTCTCTTCTTAAATCAAACCAAATATATACTTTTTCAAATTCGATGAAATTTATGCTACACAAATTATTTTAACAAAGTTTGTTGTTTATATGTAGGATTGTACTATTTTTACGTAGTTTTTAAATCATATGAAAATTTGTTACGTGTTAGGGTATAGGTTGAAGTGTAATTGTGTAGCTATAATCATATGGAATGATGTTATGTATAGGTGTGTAGTTATGTAATTGTTTAAGTATATATAATGATGTCATAGCCTATACAAAAATCATGACACTTTAAAGTTTAGCAAATCTAGATTcaaattaaaaaccaaaatagAGAAAAACTCAATTATCTCTTTTTATGGGGTATAACGAAGAGAAAAAAGGATGGCATTGTTGTGATTCGACCACCAGGAAGGGTTATGTTACAAGGCATGTTGTGTTCGATGAAAATTCGTCATGGTGGTTTAGTGAAAAAGAAGTTTAACCAGATTCTATATAGCAACGTGAAGATCTCGAAACAACTACGTTAGCCTTGGGTTTTGATTACAAAACCGACCTAATTAATGAAGTTGACTGATCTAGGTCTAAGTTCAAGCACAGGTCACAACTCAACTCAACTCAAATCATTACCCAAGGCAAACAGCAAGTCATGAAGTATAAATTGGAACCTAGGAATAAGCTTTTGAGAAGGTTGAATGGATTTGAGCCATGAAGTCTGAAACCAAATCCCTACATAGAAACGTAACATTGGAACTTGTCCCAAAACCAACCGGTGTGAAGGTTATAAGGAACAAATGGGTGTTTAAACTAAATAGAAAACCCGATGGGACAGAAGACTAGTAGCTCATGGTTTCTCTTAGCAAGTTGGAATAGactatgatgaaacctttagTTCAGTGGCTAAGCTAAACACAGTATGCGTCAATCTCGCCATTGCAATGTGGAAGTCTTAGAACCAATGGCAAATGGATGTTAGTAACGCTAGTATGTATAGAGACTTGGATCATGCAATTCACATGGAATTGATAGGGGATTCGAAAGCAAAGAACATCCCAATTATGTGGGTAAACTAAAGAAAGCCTTATACGAGCTGAAGTAGTTACCTAGGGCATGGTTTGGGATGATAAGCGAATTCTTACAGCATAATGGTTTTAATTGGTGTCAACCAATGCTAGTTTGTTTGTTAAGACCATAAGAAATAAGGTTGTGATTGTCCTTGTTTATGTGGACGATTTAATTAGAATTCGAGATTGTGAAGAAGTAATCAACTAGTTAGAAGAGAAGTTGTGTGGGCAATTTAGTATGAAGTATCTTGGAAAACTAAGTCACTTTCTCGGATTGGAAGTTGATCACAACGATGAGCTAGTTCTTCATTAGAAACGGTATTATTATAACTTATTAGTCAAGTTTGGTATGTTGGACTGCAAGTCATTGAACATTTCTTTAGATACAGCCGAGAAGTTGTGTGTGGATAAAGGAAGGTACCTAGAAAATGCCACCAAGTATCGGATAATAGTAGGTAGTCTAATCTACCTTACCTTGACAAGACCTGATTTAGCCTTTGTTATAGGCATATTGAGCCGGTAATCTGTATATGCAGATTCCGCAAAAACTACACATCTAAGCAATTAGGCTGCATTCTATGGTATGTGAAAACAACCTTGAATTATGGTATTAAGTTCAAGAAAAATTCAAAGCTAGAACTTCTCGAGTACAGTGATGTAGGTTATGTTGCCGATTTTGGATACAAGGAGGTCCACAACCGATTTCGTGATCACGTTAGGAGGTTGTGCTATCATTTGATGTAGCAAACGAAAAACTATGGTGTCATTGTCGACTACTGAAGCAGAGTACCTAGCAGTTGTGATAGCTACTCAAGAGTTAATCAGGCTATGCTTACTTAAGAATGATTGGAACCAAGAGTTTGAAGATGAGGTAACTTTGTTTTGTGATAACATGTCTTCCATCAAACTAGCAAACAATCCAACCTTTGATGCCAGAACAAAACACATTGAGGTGCATTACCACTTTGTGTAGGACAGAGTGTGCAAAAAGAAGGGAATCTGAAGTATATAAGTAACCAAGACCAAACAGCGGATATGTTTTCTAAAAGCTTGCTAAGACAGAAGTGTTAGTGCATTTTGGGACGTTTATTGCTGTTCGAATAAGCTAGATTTGAAGTGTGTGTTGAATAGTGTGTTCGTAAGTAAGCAAATGATTATGCTAATTGTTTACATTGTAAACAATTAGGCTTAGTGTTTAAAGTGATTAGCCTTAATGTTTGGCCATCACTATAAATAGCCTAATCATTTGCATTTTTTTATCAAGCTTATAGTCAGATCTTTCTAGAGACGGTGTCTAAGTTTGGGGAGGTGATCACAAGGGGTGATCTCTTAAAGTGTATTGTATACTCTTTTAGTATGAATTAAATCTGTGTCAGTTCATTCATTAATGTTTATCAACCGATTTTTTTATCTTATCAAATTCAATCAATTCGATCTGAATCATGGACCTACACGAATCTAGTTGATTTTTGCAAAGGAATAAACATATAAGTGGATGTTGATAGGGGGTGATAAAGTTAGGATATCAAAGGGTGATACGATTGATCTCAAATGGGTGGAGTTTTATTAAAATTATAAGTTGATTAAAGGGTGGTAGGTTTATTTGTTTTTGATTCATTGTAATTCTCCTTTGATTAACAGAAAAGAGTTGAACAAGTTGTTCAAGTGTTCTGTGTGTGATATCCGATTGTTTGATTTTAGTTGACTTTTAATATGCAAATCAGGTTAGAAGCTTCCGGAGATGGCAGTGGCACTTGTTGAGCCTACATGATAAGAATGTAGCATCCCGTATTATCCTATTATGTTTTTGTTTTGAGACATTTAGACTTTGGTTGTATTTGATCACTCGAATATATTGCGATTGTATGAATTTTCACTGCAGACGCTTTGATTTATTAGTTTAAGATTTATTTTCTAAAGAGTAAATCCAGCAAATAAGACCCTCGGGTTAGGGGAGTTGAACTTCTCCACCCCATCAACCGGCAACCAAAGATCTATGACCTCCAACATAAGTTTATATCTTCTTCTTTTCGTTCGTTAGATTATTTCTTCTTCATTTTGTGCCAATTATTCATTCATTGTGATTCAGGTTCCTAGCTAGCAAGCACCCAATACTCACGATATTATTTGAGGAATTTGGTTACTTAGATTGAGGAACATGGTCTGCCGGCATAGAAATTGGTCGACGAACATGTACTGAGGTCAAGGAACTAGCTCCGGTCAATCGGTTCAGGTTATAAGTACCAAACCATCTTTGAATATGTTTTAACTATTGAGATAATATGTTGTCCGCATAGGGTCCAACTGTTGTAGTGATATATGGTAACAATTATAGAAGCAAAAAAGCTAAAAACACCAATGCTAGTTAGTAGTTATGTATTTTAAAACTATCGGGTTCATAATTTTAGTATACACAAGACCCATGGATGTGATGCAAAGAATCCATAAAAGTATTGTGTGTCCATTAAGCAAccttgttgatgcagattttgtgtccgatgcttgtcgaatagattagatttattttatgctaaatatgtaatagttagtgaaactgTCAAACAAatgtgtattgacccgctcgtttgaagtggtcaaacgagagggttatgtgtttgaccgtgtgtgtgtgCAAGTGAAATGGGCGTGGCTATAAATACCACCCCTTTGGTTCATTTGCACTTAAGAGAGTTAGAGGGTGAATCTGAAGTGAATCTGAAGTATATAAGTAACCAAGACCAAACAGCGGTTATGTTTTCTAAAAGCTTGCTAGGACAGAAGTGTTAGTGCATTTTGGGATGTTTGTTGCTGTTCGAATAAGCTAGATTTGAAGTATGTGTTGAATAGTGTGTTCGTAAGCAAATGATTATGCTAATTGTTTACATTGTAAACAATTAGGCTTAATGTTTAAAGTGATTAGCCTTAATGTTTGGCCATCACTATAAATAGCCTAATCATTTGCATTTTTTTATCAAGCTTATAGTCAGATCTTTCTAGAGACGGTGTCTAAGTTTGGGGAGGTGATCACAAGGGGTGATCTCTTAAAGTGTATTGTATACTCTTTTAGTATGAATTAAATCTGTGTCAGTTCATTCATTAATGTTTATCAACCGATTTTTTTATCTTATCAAATTCAATCAATTCGATCTGAATCATGGACTTACACGAATCTAGTTGATTTTTGCAAAGGAATAAACATATAAGTTGATGTTGATAGGGGGTGATAAAGTTAGGATATCAAAGGGTGATACGATTGATCTCAAATGGGTGGAGTTCTATTAAAATTATAAGTTGATTATGATTTCATttccatgtttaaatgttttcttGTCCTCCAAGTATTTTACCTATATAAAGGGTGGTAGGTTTATTTGTTTTTGATTCATTGTAATTCTCCTTTGATTAACAGAAAAGAGTTGAACAAGTTGTTCAAGTGTTCTTTGTGTGATATCTGATTGTTTGATTTTAGTTGACTTTTAATATGCAAATCAGGTTAGAAGCTTCCGGAGATGGCACTGGCACTTGTTGAGTCTACATGATAAGAATGTAGCATCCCGTATTATCCTATTATGTTTTTGTTTTGAGACATTTAGACTTTGGTTGTATTTGATCACTCGAATATATTGCGATTGTATGAATTTTCACTGCAGACACTTTGATTTATTAGTTTAAGATTTATTTTCTAAAGAGTAAATCCAGCAAATGAGACCCTCGGTTTAGGGGAGTTGAACTTCTCCCCCCCCATCAACCGGCAACCAAAGATCTATGACCTCCAACATAAGTTTATATCTTCTTCTTTTCGTTCGTTAGATTATTTCTTCTTCATTTTGTGCCAATTATTCATTCATTGTGATTCAGGTTCCTAGCTAGCAAGCACCCAATACTCACGATATTATTTGAGGAATTTGGTTACTTAGATTGAGGAACATGGTCCGCATAGGGTCCGACTGTTGTAGTGATATATGGTAACAATTATAGAAGCAAAAAAGCTAAAAACACCAATGCTAGTTAGTAGTTATGTATTTTAAAACTATCGGGTTCATAATTTTAGTATACACAAGACCCATGGATGTGATGCAAAGAATCCATAAAAGTATTGTGTGTCCATTAAGCAAccttgttgatgcagattttgtgtccgatgcttgtcgaatagattagatttattttatgctgaatatgtaatagttagtgaaactgTCAAACAAatgtgtattgacccgctcgtttgaagtggtcaaacgagagggttatgtgtttgaccgtgtgtgtgtgCAAGTGAAATgggtgtggctataaataccacCCCTTTGGTTCATTTGCACTTAAGAGAGTTAGAGGGTGAACTCATTTGAGAGAGTTCACTGTGAGCTTTAGTGtttgggggagagatcaccacttggtctctccccggatgtatactgctttggtattagttcggttatcttgtaatcgggccgatttgtaatgttatactaccgattaatacaaagaagttgtgtttatccatctctaatctctcccgtcttgaactaatctcacactaatcacggtttcggtcccgaaacacggtcctacaattggtatcagagccatggtaccCGATTTAGTAAATCTAATAGTttgctaagtcacatgtgctcaaGATCTGTGATTTTAGTGATTTTTATTCAAGATGTAAACATGGTGGAAGCATGAAGAAAACCCAGATCTAGACCGAAATATTCGGGTCTATATGAAATAGAACATATACGAGTGTTAGTTTTTATGTTTCACACCTAAATCAAcaagttttcatcatcaaatatcatgtTTTTAAGGATTATCGTCAAATCTGCAAAAGAAACAGTGGTTGTTTTCTTGAAGGAATGTGGCGGCTATTAAGAACCTTTAGGGTTTCCTCATATCAGGTCCAACGAAAAACACCTCCCCACGAAACACCCCCGCCCCCACACGATGAAAGACCAATGTGATGAAAGATCTGCTAACTCTCTGCATGACGAAACACCTGCATCTGCACTTGCCGTTGACGAAACTCTGATGGTTACATGCTGATGACGAAAAACCAGCAGGTCTTGTCTGCGACGAAAATCCCAGCCAACCATGTCTGACGAAATACCTCATCACATGTTCATGACGAAAAACCTGCCGAAGAAAGACAAGTTTCGTCGAATATAGGGGTGTGACGAAAGACCCCTTGTTTCGTCAGACATGATGTTTCATCGGATAGTAGACTTTCGTCGACTGAAACTGGGTTTCGATGAAAGTAGTGGCTGATTATCGGTGGATGCTGCATAAGTTGAATA from Helianthus annuus cultivar XRQ/B chromosome 10, HanXRQr2.0-SUNRISE, whole genome shotgun sequence harbors:
- the LOC110884770 gene encoding alcohol-forming fatty acyl-CoA reductase isoform X2: MEVNNIMQFLEDRTILVTGGTGFLAKVMVEKILRVQPNVRKLYLLIRACDLEEAIKRFQMEVAGKDLFRILREKHGANIDTFLSEKVTPVAGDIANENLGLRDYNLIKEMQREVDVVVNAAATTKFYERYDLALNINTFGAKHVSNFVLKCINMKVFLHISTAYVSSENHGLILEKQFKSGDSINGKTKVDINKEKQLMEENLNQLTTIKATNKEIASFMKDLGIQRAKHHGWPNTYVFTKAMGEMLLGELRKDVPLVILRPSMVTSTYKEPFPGWIENLRTFDTVFAGYIKGTATCLRGDPDCIMDIVPVDMVVNAMIVAMAAHVNHPNSGIIYHGTSSASNPVKLHQIVDWSVEYFTKHPYINKDGSIKPRDFKLLTSDRSFQKYIAIHYKVPLKPKATDWNSIFRSFQTLLFIESNL
- the LOC110884770 gene encoding alcohol-forming fatty acyl-CoA reductase isoform X1, which encodes MEVNNIMQFLEDRTILVTGGTGFLAKVMVEKILRVQPNVRKLYLLIRACDLEEAIKRFQMEVAGKDLFRILREKHGANIDTFLSEKVTPVAGDIANENLGLRDYNLIKEMQREVDVVVNAAATTKFYERYDLALNINTFGAKHVSNFVLKCINMKVFLHISTAYVSSENHGLILEKQFKSGDSINGKTKVDINKEKQLMEENLNQLTTIKATNKEIASFMKDLGIQRAKHHGWPNTYVFTKAMGEMLLGELRKDVPLVILRPSMVTSTYKEPFPGWIENLRTFDTVFAGYIKGTATCLRGDPDCIMDIVPVDMVVNAMIVAMAAHVNHPNSGIIYHGTSSASNPVKLHQIVDWSVEYFTKHPYINKDGSIKPRDFKLLTSDRSFQKYIAIHYKVPLKALKIANMLVCQALDGLYTDFSRKLQIGTLFSDLFKHYSLSKAIYDDSNLKNLLNIYKENADDEAQVFFFNTSSINWKDYYMNTHLPGLVKYAIK